A window from Triplophysa dalaica isolate WHDGS20190420 chromosome 3, ASM1584641v1, whole genome shotgun sequence encodes these proteins:
- the copa gene encoding coatomer subunit alpha, whose translation MLTKFETKSARVKGLSFHPKRPWILASLHNGVIQLWDYRMCTLIDKFDEHDGPVRGIDFHKQQPLFVSGGDDYKIKVWNYKLRRCLFTLLGHLDYIRTTFFHHDYPWILSASDDQTIRIWNWQSRTCVCVLTGHNHYVMCAQFHPSEDLVVSASLDQTVRVWDISGLRKKNLSPGAVDTEVRGISGVDLFGVSDAVVKHVLEGHDRGVNWAAFHPSMPLIVSGADDRQVKIWRMNESKAWELDTCRGHYNNVSCAVFHPRQELILSNSEDKSIRVWDMSKRTGVQTFRRDHDRFWVLGAHPNLNLFAAGHDSGMLVFKLERERPAYAVYGNMLYYVKDRFLRQLDFNSSKDTAVMQLRSGSKFPVFSMSYNPAENAVLLCTRATNLENSTYDLYSIPRESDSQNPDAPEGKRSSGLTAVWVARNRFAVLDRMHSLLIKNLKNEIVKKVQVPSCEEIFYAGTGSLLLRDADGVTLFDVQQKRSLATVKIAKVKYVVWSADANHVALLAKHVIMICNKKLESLCNIHENIRVKSGAWAENEVFIYTTSNHIKYALTSGDHGIIRTLDLPIYVTRVRGNSVYCLDRECRPRVLNIDPTEYRFKLALVNRKYEEVLHMVRNAKLVGQSIIAYLQKKGYPEVALHFVKDEKTRFSLALECGNIEVALEAAKALDERSCWERLGEAALLQGHHQVVEMCYQRTKNFDKLTFLYLITGNLSKLRKMMKIAEIRKDMSGHYQGALYLGDVSERVRILKNCGQKSLAYLTAATHGMDEEAEALKETFDLEKEVVPEVDPNAQLLQPPPPINPLDTNWPLLTVSKGFFEGAIAAKGKAGQMVADQDMDTAGAEGWGEDAELHLDEDGFMDAQEGLGDEGAIGKEEGEGWDVEEDLDLPPELDVPAGGGGGAEGEGFFVPPTKGTSPTQTWCNNSQLAVDHILAGSFETAMRLLHDQVGVVQFGPYKQIFMQTLSRGHTCYLGLPSLPCLHSYPQRNWKDSGAKGGLPAVGLRLSDLISRLQQCYQLTTAGRFEEAVERFRVILLSVPLLVVDNKQEIAEAQQLITICKEYIIGLTMETERKKLPKDSLDQQKRLCEMAAYFTHCSLQPIHMVLVLRTALNLFFKLRNFKTAAGFARRLLELGPKPEVAQQTRKILAACEKNLTDAQQLNYDPHNPFDICAASFVPLYRGRPVEKCPLSGACYCPKYKGEVCRVTQATEIGKDVIGLRVSPLQFR comes from the exons ATGCTGACCAAATTTGAGACAAAGTCGGCCCGAGTGAAAG GGCTGAGTTTTCATCCCAAGCGGCCCTGGATTCTCGCCAGTCTGCACAATGGTGTCATCCAGCTTTGGGACTATCGCATGTGTACCCTGATTGACAAGTTTGACGAGCATGATG GTCCAGTCAGAGGTATTGACTTCCATAAGCAGCAGCCGCTGTTTGTGTCGGGAGGTGATGACTACAAGATCAAG GTCTGGAACTATAAACTGCGTCGGTGTCTTTTCACTCTTTTGGGACATCTTGACTACATTCGCACCACCTTCTTCCACCAC GACTATCCCTGGATCCTGAGCGCCTCGGATGATCAGACCATCCGCATTTGGAACTGGCAGTCCAGAACGTGTGTCTG TGTGCTGACTGGTCATAATCACTATGTGATGTGTGCTCAGTTCCATCCCTCTGAAGACTTGGTGGTGTCGGCCAGCCTGGATCAGACAGTGCGCGTGTGGGATATTTCCG GTCTGAGGAAGAAGAATCTGTCCCCCGGGGCTGTGGACACAGAGGTGCGTGGCATCTCTGGTGTCGACCTGTTTGGGGTCTCTGATGCTGTAGTGAAGCACGTTCTAGAG GGTCATGATCGAGGGGTAAACTGGGCAGCTTTCCATCCCAGCATGCCTCTCATTGTATCAGGAGCAGATGACCGGCAGGTGAAGATCTGGAGAATGAACG AGTCAAAAGCATGGGAGTTGGACACCTGTAGGGGGCACTACAACAATGTGTCCTGTGCAGTGTTTCACCCTCGCCAGGAGCTCATCCTGTCCAACTCTGAGGACAAGAGCATCCGCGTGTGGGACATGTCCAAGAGGACAGGCGTCCAGACTTTTCGTAGAGACCACGACCGTTTCTGGGTGCTGGGAGCTCACCCCAACCTCAACCTGTTTGCTGCTG GTCATGACAGCGGGATGCTGGTGTTTAAGCTGGAGAGAGAGCGTCCGGCCTACGCTGTGTACGGTAACATGCTGTACTATGTGAAAGACCGATTCCTGCGTCAGCTCGATTTCAACAGTAGTAAGGATACAGCTGTCATGCAGCTGCGCAG CGGATCAAAATTCCCGGTGTTCAGTATGTCCTATAATCCTGCGGAAAACGCCGTGTTGTTGTGCACC AGAGCCACTAACCTGGAAAACAGCACATATGACCTGTACTCCATCCCCAGGGAGAGTGACTCGCAGAATCCTGATG CACCTGAGGGTAAACGCTCCTCGGGCCTGACTGCGGTGTGGGTGGCCAGGAACCGGTTTGCCGTGCTCGATCGCATGCATTCA CTGCTGATAAAGAATCTGAAGAATGAGATTGTGAAGAAGGTGCAGGTGCCGAGCTGTGAGGAGATCTTCTATGCTGGGACGGGGTCTCTGTTACTGCGGGACGCTGATGGAGTCACGCTGTTTGACGTGCAGCAGAAACGCTCCCTCGCCACGGTCAAAATCGCCAAAGTGAAATATGTGGTGTGGAGCGCTGATGCCAACCACGTGGCCCTGCTGGCCAAACACG TCATCATGATCTGCAACAAAAAATTAGAGAGCCTGTGCAACATCCATGAGAACATCAGAGTGAAGAGCGGTGCCTGGGCTGAGAATGAGGTCTTCATCTACACCACCTCCAACCACATCAAATACGCTCTCACCTCAGG TGATCACGGTATAATTCGTACACTCGACCTGCCCATCTATGTGACGAGAGTTCGAGGCAACAGTGTGTACTGCCTGGATCGCGAGTGCAGGCCACGAGTGCTCAACATCGACCCAACCGAGTACCGTTTCAAACTGGCTCTGGTCAATCGTAAATACGAGGAG GTTCTTCATATGGTGCGTAATGCTAAACTGGTTGGCCAGTCTATCATTGCATACCTGCAGAAGAAGGGCTACCCAGAGGTCGCGCTTCACTTCGTGAAGGACGAGAAGACTCGCTTCAGCCTGGCACTGGAGTGTGGAAACATCGAG GTGGCGCTGGAAGCTGCAAAAGCTCTAGATGAACGTAGTTGCTGGGAGCGTCTCGGCGAGGCGGCTCTTCTCCAGGGTCATCACCAGGTGGTGGAGATGTGCTACCAGAGAACCAAGAACTTTGACAAGCTCACCTTCCTGTACCTCATCACTGGAAACCTGTCCAAACTCAGGAAGATGATGAAGATAG CCGAGATAAGAAAAGACATGAGTGGACACTATCAGGGCGCTCTTTACCTGGGTGACGTCAGCGAGCGTGTGCGAATCCTGAAGAACTGCGGACAGA AGTCTCTGGCGTACCTGACTGCGGCCACTCATGGGATGGATGAAGAAGCCGAAGCCCTCAAAGAAACCTTTGACCTGGAAAAGGAGGTG GTGCCCGAGGTCGACCCCAATGCTCAGTTGCTGCAGCCACCTCCTCCCATCAACCCTCTGGACACCAACTGGCCTTTGCTCACCGTTTCTAAGGGCTTCTTTGAGGGAGCCATTGCTGCCAAAG GAAAAGCAGGACAGATGGTTGCCGATCAGGATATGGATACTGCTGGAGCTGAAGGCTGGGGAGAAGATGCAGAGCTTCATCTGGATGAAG ATGGATTTATGGATGCTCAGGAGGGATTAGGTGACGAGGGGGCTATCGGTAAGGAGGAAGGTGAAGGCTGGGATGTTGAGGAAGATCTGGACCTCCCTCCTGAACTG GATGTACCTGCTGGTGGTGGAGGCGGAGCTGAGGGAGAAGGATTCTTTGTACCGCCCACCAAGGGCACAAGTCCCACCCAGACATGGTGCAACAACTCTCAACTGGCTGTGGATCATATTCTAGCCGGATCCTTCGAGACGGCTATGAGG TTGCTGCACGATCAAGTTGGCGTGGTTCAGTTTGGACCCTATAAGCAGATTTTCATGCAGACCCTGTCCCGTGGTCACACGTGTTACCTGGGCCTGCCGTCTCTGCCCTGCTTGCACAGTTACCCCCAGAGGAACTGGAAGGACAGCGGGGCTAAAGGAGGCCTGCCAGCGGTCGGCCTGCGTCTGTCTGACCTCATTTCGCGTCTGCAGCAGTGCTACCAGCTGACCACGGCGGGACGCTTCGAGGAAGCCGTGGAACGCTTCAGGGTCATCCTGCTCTCGGTTCCTCTGCTCGTGGTCGACAACAAACAAGAGATTGCAGAG GCACAGCAGCTCATAACCATCTGTAAAGAGTACATCATCGGCCTCACTATGGAGACCGAGAGGAAGAAGCTTCCTAAAGACTCTCTAGATCAGCAGAAGCGGCTCTGTGAG ATGGCGGCATACTTCACACACTGCAGTCTGCAGCCCATCCATATGGTGTTGGTGTTGAGGACGGCTCTCAATCTTTTCTTCAAACTCCGTAACTTCAAAACGGCAGCGGGATTCGCTCGACGTCTCCTCGAGCTCGGCCCCAAACCAGAGGTGGCACAACAG ACACGAAAGATTCTTGCAGCATGTGAGAAGAACCTGACAGACGCTCAACAACTTAACTACGACCCACACAATCCCTTTGACATCTGCGCAGCCTCGTTTGTTCCCTTGTACCGTGGGCGGCCCGTAGAGAAGTGCCCCCTGTCTGGAGCCTGCTACTGCCCCAAATACAAAGGAGAGGTGTGCAGGGTTACACAG GCAACCGAGATCGGTAAAGATGTCATTGGGTTGCGCGTCAGCCCGCTGCAGTTCCGCTGA
- the apoda.1 gene encoding apolipoprotein Da, duplicate 1 has translation MKPFLVGLLALVLPFTNAQVPHWGPCPEPATQPAFNLKKFMGRWFEIAKLPAQFERGRCIETNFTLTLDGSARVVSSEILKGEVKRIEGTAVVEDKKNPAKLGVSFSYVLPYTPYWILSTDYENSAVVYSCTDVLRLFHVDFAWILGRTRSLPAATVEHGKEVFTNNNIDVSRMILSRQKDCD, from the exons ATGAAGCCATTCCTGGTGGGTCTGTTGGCCCTCGTGCTGCCCTTCACAAATGCCCAGGTGCCCCACTGGGGTCCATGCCCAGAACCTGCTACCCAACCTGCCTTCAACCTGAAGAAG TTCATGGGGAGGTGGTTTGAGATCGCAAAACTTCCAGCTCAGTTTGAACGAGGGAGATGCATTGAGACCAACTTCACTCTCACGCTGGACGGATCTGCTCGAGTCGTGAGCTCTGAGATTCT AAAGGGAGAAGTAAAAAGAATCGAGGGAACCGCAGTGGtggaagacaaaaaaaatccagcGAAGCTTGGAGTTAGTTTTTCTTATG tgTTGCCGTACACTCCATACTGGATTCTGTCCACTGACTATGAGAACTCAGCAGTGGTGTATTCCTGCACCGACGTTTTGAGATTGTTTCACGTGGACTTTGCTTGGATTCTGGGCCGCACCCGATCACTGCCTGCTGCCACTGTTGAGCACGGCAAGGAAGTTTTTACCAATAACAACATCGATGTGAGTCGGATGATCCTGAGCAGACAGAAGGACTGTGACTAA
- the LOC130418042 gene encoding apolipoprotein D-like yields the protein MQTLHVVSLTLLCVLAVNAQSIGSGKCPQPPVQQNFDPAKYMGRWYGIKKIPNTFQSGECSRATYALSDNTVLVRNEQLLPNGNASFIDGTAKILDPSQPAKLEVRFFEDRGAPYWVLATDYDNYTLVYSCSETLDLSYAEYAWIMSRTRTLPKETITELLDILKSNNINTALFTETDQRPELCSGMP from the exons ATGCAGACTCTACACGTCGTGTCTCTTACTCTGCTGTGTGTTCTGGCGGTCAACGCTCAGTCCATCGGCTCTGGAAAATGCCCACAGCCTCCTGTTCAGCAAAACTTTGATCCTGCAAAg TATATGGGCAGATGGTACGGGATCAAGAAAATTCCAAACACATTTCAGTCAGGAGAATGCTCTCGGGCTACATATGCTCTGAGCGACAATACTGTCCTGGTTCGAAATGAGCAGCTTCT TCCTAATGGAAATGCCAGCTTCATTGATGGCACTGCAAAGATTTTAGATCCATCACAACCCGCTAAACTTGAAGTCAGATTCTTTGAAG ATCGTGGTGCTCCCTACTGGGTTCTGGCTACCGACTATGACAACTACACCCTGGTTTATTCTTGTTCTGAAACTCTTGATCTCTCTTATGCTGAGTATGCTTGGATCATGAGCAGAACCCGCACCCTTCCCAAAGAGACCATCACTGAGCTGCTGGACATTCTCAAATCCAACAACATCAATACGGCTTTGTTCACAGAAACCGACCAAAGACCAGAGCTGTGCAGTGGCATgccttaa
- the LOC130418039 gene encoding apolipoprotein D-like — MQTLHVVSLTLLCVLAVNAQSIGSGKCPQPPVQQSFDPTKYVGRWYEIMKIPSPFQLGECCQATYTLSDGIVLVRNDELLADGTVSFIDGTAKIVDPSEPAKLEVSFFENAPPGPYWVLATDYDNYTLVYGCTETSDLSFVEYSWILSRTRTLPKETITELLDILESNNINTAIFTETDQSPDLCSSMP, encoded by the exons ATGCAGACTCTACACGTCGTGTCTCTTACTCTGCTGTGTGTTCTGGCGGTCAACGCTCAGTCCATCGGCTCTGGAAAATGCCCACAGCCTCCTGTTCAGCAAAGCTTTGATCCTACAAAg TATGTGGGCAGATGGTACGAGATCATGAAAATCCCGAGCCCATTTCAGTTAGGAGAATGCTGTCAGGCTACATACACTCTGAGCGACGGTATTGTCCTGGTTAGAAACGATGAGCTTCT tgCTGATGGAACTGTCAGCTTCATTGATGGAACTGCCAAGATTGTAGATCCATCAGAACCCGCTAAACTTGAAGTCAGCTTCTTTGAAA ATGCTCCTCCTGGTCCCTACTGGGTTCTGGCTACCGACTATGACAACTACACCCTGGTTTATGGTTGTACTGAAACTTCTGATCTCTCTTTTGTTGAGTATTCTTGGATCTTGAGCAGAACCCGCACCCTTCCCAAAGAGACCATCACTGAGCTGCTGGACATTCTCGAATCCAACAACATCAATACGGCTATTTTCACAGAAACCGACCAAAGTCCGGACCTGTGCAGCAGCATGCCTTAA